Proteins found in one Salinimonas lutimaris genomic segment:
- a CDS encoding dUTP diphosphatase, whose product MISQQQLATMLSLQDKMNAKVNPQWLTAGYGYLRAAMIESVEAIEHHGWKWWKAQQKDLPQLQMELVDIWHFALSASLIDYQGDAVAAAAALSDQLAETHTQVVFDGHTYHCDQMSLLDNLELMAGLCAAKRFSVPLFMLIVEQAEMTTDELYRQYVGKNILNFFRQDNGYKEGTYTKLWNGQEDNEHLVDVLNSLNTSATDYSEQVYAALSARYPG is encoded by the coding sequence ATGATATCCCAACAACAACTCGCTACCATGCTCTCCTTGCAGGACAAAATGAATGCTAAGGTAAACCCGCAGTGGCTGACCGCCGGCTATGGTTATCTGCGTGCCGCTATGATTGAATCGGTCGAGGCTATTGAGCACCACGGCTGGAAGTGGTGGAAAGCGCAGCAAAAAGACCTGCCTCAGTTGCAGATGGAGCTGGTTGATATCTGGCATTTTGCGCTTTCGGCCAGTTTAATCGATTATCAGGGAGATGCTGTCGCCGCCGCAGCCGCTTTGTCTGATCAGCTGGCAGAAACCCATACCCAGGTCGTGTTCGACGGCCATACTTATCATTGCGACCAGATGAGTCTGCTGGATAACCTTGAGCTGATGGCGGGCCTTTGTGCTGCTAAACGTTTCAGCGTTCCTTTGTTTATGCTGATCGTCGAGCAGGCAGAGATGACAACGGATGAGTTGTACCGTCAGTATGTGGGTAAGAACATTCTGAACTTCTTTCGTCAGGATAACGGCTATAAAGAAGGGACCTATACCAAACTATGGAACGGCCAGGAAGATAACGAGCATCTGGTGGACGTGCTCAATTCACTAAATACCAGTGCAACCGATTACTCTGAACAGGTCTATGCAGCTCTGTCGGCGCGCTACCCGGGCTAA